atcggcagggactggcatactggtcagaattgaaggaatgatggatggagctaaaAACAGGGaatttcttgagggaaacctgtttcagtcttccagagatttgagactgggatggaggttcaccttccagcaggacaatgaccctaagcatactgttaaagcaacactcgagtggtttaaggggaaacatttaaatgtcttgaatggcctagtcaaagcccagacctcaatccaattgagaatctgtggtatgacttaaagattgctgtacaccagcggaacccatccaacttgaaggagctggagcagttttgccttgaagaatgggcaaaaatctcagtggctagatgtgtcaagcttatagacacataccccaagagacttgcagctgtaattgctgaacAAGGTGGCTCTACagagtattgactttggggggggtgaatagttatgcatgctcaaattttccgttttttttttgtcttatttgctgtttgtttcacagtaaaaaatatttagcatcttcaaagtggtaggcatgttgtgtaaatcaaatgatacaaaccctccaaaaatctattttaattccaggttgtaaggcaacaaagtaGGAACAATGCCAAGaatctacagtactgtttttactgtAGTATTATGGAATTGAAAGCATTCATACAGTTTGAGATGGAATTGTTGAGtggggaaaacagttttcatatgAATGTTATTATTGTATTCAGATGACATTTCAGAGGGTtattgtctcttcctctctctatgccAGGTGGAGACGATTGGTGATGCATACATGGTGGCATCGGGGTTGCCACGGCGCAATGGCAACCGGCACGCAGTGGACATCGCCCACATGGCCCTGGACATCCTAGCTTTCGTAGGGACCTTCCAGCTCCAACACCTACCGGGCATACCCCTGTGGATCCGCATCGGGGTGCACTCAGGTACCCCATCTGAGCACAATATAACTGGCCCATACAGTAGTTTGTATGGAGCTTTAATTTTCCCACAATTTAGTTTTATTTTAAGTTCATAATATTGGGCCAATACAGTCCTGTTAGCAACACTTTCACTGCCTGCTGTGTGTTTAGCTTTCACTGTGTCTGGTGTATTTCCAGGGCCGTGTGCGGCAGGTGTGGTGGGGAACAAGATGCCACGTTACTGTCTGTTTGGAGACACAGTCAACACTGCTTCACGCATGGAGTCCACAGGCCTGCGTAAGAGACAGCACACACAGATACCGACACATCAAACATAACCACTGGGATGAACACTTACATACATTCTCCTCAGCTATCACAAGCACAGCTCCATTCTAGCAGCGTATATTCACCATAGTTCACCATAGGATGACACCTCTCATGCTTCCTCTCCAGCACTAAGAATCCATGTCAGCCAGCCCACCATAAACATCCTCCAACGGACAGACTGCAAGTTTGAGtatgagcagagaggagagacctTTCTGAAGGTAAGCTGGGTTCATTAAGCTATGAGATGGTTTTGTGAGTATAGAGCTCAGATTATGCCAACGAtttgtatgtttgtgtatgtattatAGGGTAAAGGCAATGAGATGACATACTGGTTAACAGGGGTGACAGGGACAGAATACAACCTGCCAACGCCCCCGACAGCGTGAGTAGAAACCACCCATCCTGAACTTATACTGTATCCATCAACCATATCTATATGGAGCATTATGTATGTCAAATAATCCAAACATCTTGTCCCTGGTTGTCTCCTCAGGGAGAACTTCCAGAGGCTACAGCAGGATCTGTCTGAGATGATCGTGTCCAGCCTGGAGAACAGAGGGCCGGGGACCAACGGCATGGAGAAGAGGAAGACCCTCTCCACCAGAGTCAGGAGGAGGGAGACCAATGGGAGCCAGGAGGACGGCCTGCCAGAGTACCTGCACCTGGCCATCACAGACATTTCCAGCACCTACCTGTAGCCACCCAGGACCAGACTGCCTCCTGTGGAGATACAGGGCTACTACATGCTGTCAAATGGTGACAGTGGAGTCAAGTAGCCTTATATTCACCTGATACAATAGCTACAGTAATGCCTTACACATAGGAAACCTGACTATTTTCCAATGAATTTCTGGGTAAAAGACATGGCTTTCTGGTTTGACCTAAAGGTTATTTTGGGTCACATGAGCAAAATGTGTGGGGACGTTCCATAAATAGTCTGTAATGGAGATGCTGTAGGAAAAACCTGAACCAGTAAACCAAGGAACAGGATGGTACTGTCTATTTTAAGAAGCCCCTGAAGAAAAGACAAATATGAGTATTGTTGCATTTTCTCAGCGATCAACAATGAACAATTGTTCAAAACAATATCACTGATTATCACCGAagcataataataatactaaagcTTAATATTGCCATCAATAACATGATGATTACATCTTATAAATGATGTATACACACAGTGTTGGTTCATAGTTTCTCATTGTAATCTCAGTACATTTTATTGGTTCATAGTTTCTCAGTGCATTTTATTGGGTCATAGTTTATCATCGTAATCTCAGCGCATTTTATTGGGTCATAGTTTATCATCGTAATCTCAGCGCATTTTATTGGGTCATAGTTTATCATCGTAATCTCAGCGCATTTTATTGGGTCATAGTTTATCATCGTAATCTCAGCGCATTTTATTGGGTCATAGTACGAAATGTGTTTTTATCCTCAAATTTGATAGAGTAATCTGAAACGCTAATACATGTCATAATTTTAAAGGCCCACAATTTTTTTTATAGGTTTTCCAACCTTTATTAGTAAAGCATGTCCACTGAATTGGAACAAAATAACTTTCtgtaaaaagatgagtatacttTTGTTTAACCAAAAACCTTGCCTCTTTCTTATTCAAATGTACTGTAAATGAGCCGGGGTAAAATTTCTACATAATAAGTTTGTGTTTTGTTGACTGTTTTGTCAAATTTATCCCCAAGTTAATAGCAGTTGTCACCTTTACTTCTACATTATCTAAATGTGAATTTAAGTTCATGTAAATGTTATTCCTAAATGTTATTCCTCATTTTAAAGTAATATTTACAACTGGTTTTACATTGACATATATTGCCAAATTGCATCAAATCATTTCGCTGCATTTTATGAATTCCATGTTATTGTTTTTCCACATCATACACAAATGTACAGCACGATATATAGCCATATAATTGTCCAGATAATACCTTCATTCTTAAACTACCAGAAAAATCTACACATAATAAGAGTTAAAATAGAAATATCCTATAACAGCCGTGTTATTATTGGAATTAACCCAATCTACTCAGATTTGTCTTATTGTCTTGACAATATTTAAGTATAGAAACACAAGTACATAGTTGTCTCCCACAGTATAGGCTTACAGGCTTGTCTTTATGCCTACACCATCTCAAATGTATGTTTTTACATGTAAATGATTATACTGTACCAACAATACTGTAAAGAACAAGTCCTTTTGCTTGACAATGGCCATGTGGTTTTTTATATGTCAAAATGATGTCCTCTCAGTCGGAGCATTGCACAGTCTTGGTGGTCACCAAAGCAGCATCCCCCAGCTCAGTGGCAGGAAGTGGGATCCAATGCTCCCTCAGACCATTGCACATGAACATGCCACCGACCTCCCCAAGAGAGCCACACCCTGAAGCACCGCTGTAGGTGGACACCTCCTGCCTGAAGCATGTTTGGGGCCCAGCGTTCAGCTGAGGACAGGCTGGAGgggcctcctcctctctctgtaccACGGCTGCTGTACAGTCTCCCTCCACAGGTGGCAGGGCTTTAGCTGGAGGGTTAAGTCCTGCCTCTGGTTCACCTGGAGTAGAAACAAGCATCACCCAGCATTATTCTTCCTAAAGAGAAATCTACATCAACATGATAAAGAAGGCCTATACTTCTAATCTGAATCATAGAATAATTGGCAGCAATTGGATAGAGTTAAGAAGAATGTTCTCTCGGAAAAGCTAaattaatatatacactacctttcaaaagttcggggtcgcttagaaatgtccttgtttttgaaagaaaagcaaatcttTTGTCCATaacaataacatcaaattgatcagatatacagtgtagatattgttaatgttgtaaatgactattgtagctgaaaacggcATATTGTTTTCTGGAATATCAACATAggcgaacagaggcccattatcagcaaccatcactcgtgttccaatggcacgttgtgttagctaatccaagtttatcattttaaaaggctaattgatcattagaaaacccttttgcaattatgttagcacagctaaagcagcaataaaactggacttctttagactagttgagtatctggagcatcagcatttgtgggttcaattacaggctcaaaatggccagaaacaaagaattttcttatgaaactcgtcagtctattcttgttctgagaaatgaaggctattccatgtgagaaattgccaagaaacgtacaacgctgtgcactactcccttcacagaacagcgcaatctggcactcctctttctattctggttagtgccagtttgcgctgttctgtgaagggagtagtacacagcgttgtaagaGATCTACAGTTTCtcgcatttctcagaacaagaatagactgacgagtttcagaagaaaggtctttgtttctggccattttgagcctgtaataaaacccacaaatgctgatgctctagtcaaaagaaggacagttttattgcttctttaagtttccagctgtgctagaataattgcaaaagggttttaaaatgatcagttagccttttaaaattataaacttggattagctaacacaacgtgccgtttgaacacaggagtgatggttgctgatgatGCGctgctgtacgcctatgtagatattccataaaaataaatctgccatttccagctacaatagtcatttacaacattaacaatgtctacactatatttctgatcaattttatatggacaaaaaatgttgcttttctttcaaaaacaaggacatttctaagtgaccacaatcAATGGAATGGTAATGTATATACAAcaatggggcagcaggtagccaagtggtaagagcgttggactagtaaccgaaaagttgcaaaatcgaatccccgagctgacaatgtaaaaatatgtcgttctgcccctgaacaaggcagttaacccactgttcctaggccgtcattgtaaataagaatgtcttcttaactgacttgcctagttaaataaaggttaaataatacttttttttaaatgccgGCCCTCTACCTGTCACCCAATTCCAAACATTGTTAAGTTAAATGGTTGTTCTATGTCTTCTATCTAGCTCAACACAGAGCGAACTGTGAGCAGGAGGGATGTAAATGAGGGCTGGTATTCAGGGCATTTATCCCTGAATGTAATGGAGATAACCTAGTAATCTCATTACCATTCAGTGGTGTACTCGCATGTAGTTGAAACTGCTGCCATTTgggtgtttatttgtgtgtgtgtaagtatgaGTGTGTGAGGTCATTGGGTGTGAAGAATACTTTTTTGGTCCTCAAAAACCAACGGATGCATGTTAAGAGTAAAATAGACAGTAGGGCAGTCCCCAGAGAGCCTATCACAGGGGAACAGAAACTAGAGGAGCTTCATGCTTCATTTGTCTTCAAGCCCACTTCACTCAAATGAAAGCACTGAAAAATACACATTCTCCATTAGCCTCAATGGCATTCCTTACCTGCAGTGTGATTGCGCCTTGTCTGCATTTTGTATATGATGAACCATAGAAACATTGCCAGGATGGAGACGTTCACTACGACTACCACTGATATCCAGACAGCTGGACTCACTGCCGGGTCGTACTGGGGAGGAACATCGCTACTCCATTTTACAGGTGGGGATTCTGGTGGAAAAGTATGACAAAGTCCCCATAATACTGTATCAATGCTGCTTATCAGTGACTATGCTGCATCCATCGCTAAGACAATGGGGAGGATATATAGCTCCATATCAATGCCATACTATAGAGAAGCCAGTTAAATAAACATTTTTCCTAAAAGAAGCACTTGCAGACAATAAGTGAGGACAACCAAgattagggctctattcaatctgtatcgctgtAGAAATGTAAAGGTCACTTCCTATTGCGCCGACATCTGCAGCGTTTACAttgaatgcagtctctgctaaaGTGAGCACATTGTCTTTAAATTCCAATCACGCTGTAATGTTGAATTTCcacgatacggattgaatagagcccgtAGACAAACCAGAGCAGTGAAACTCACCTGTGGTTGCCTTTGGCTGAGGCCTTGTCAAGCTGACACAGGTGATGAGCAGTTTGTCCCACGTTGTGCCCGGATTACAGGTCTTCTTTGCCATGTTGATGCCTGGTCATGTAATTAATGCCCATACTAGAGAAACCTGCTGCCTCACTCTGTCctcatggagctgtgtgtgtgtgtgtgtgtgtgagagagagagccagagaataACATACAGTGAAACCATttggaccagacagagagaaagacatgagGGGAAAGAAAGGGCAACGGAGGGGAAGAGTCCCTCAACAGACGTTTCAGTTCTTCCTTTTGTAGGAAAGGATGAATCACCAATGtgtcccgagagagagagagagagagagagagagagagagagagagagagagagagagagagagagagagagagaatcaaactTAAACCAGAAAAAGTCATATTTGACTGGATAAGATGTGTTCAGCTGAGGGTGCACATAAAAGTGAATAAAGATATGAAAGTTATGGGCACTGTTCAAATGTATTAACAACGATCATAGAAAATACATTTCTGAAGTGCAGCTTTCCAAGACATCAAACAAGTACAAAGTTCAAAGATATTCTTCCATGTATAAAAATAGAAACACCCACCGTAGCAGCAGGCCATGCAACAAACATGAGATTAAGAGCCCTGAGAATTGCATTGATATTATCATATAGTGAATTCAACATATGACAACATGATTGTAATTAGTTTCAAGGTCAGGATTTGATTATAATACAAAGGGTACTGAATCATTGACCTGAATTTAAAAAGATAGTACTTGGCACCGAACAAACCAGGCTTCAGTCATTTTCTACATTGATTCAGCGTGTTTCAAAATATGTCTAAATGACAGCGGTACAGCAGCAACTCTTAGTCAATGTCCAAGACATAGGTCAACGGAGTGCATGAAGAAAAAAGTAGGTAGGCTATTGACAAAACACAGATAAAATAAGAATTCCTTGAAGCTTGATCATTATTGCAGCATTTCCCCCCCGAGGCTGATTTACTATATTGGACTGTAAATAAAGATGATAGTATATCTGCATTAACCTCCCTCCTCCATTACCCTAACCCCATAGGCAACTCTTCATTGATTGTAATGGATAGAGGGAAAACCATATTGAGTTCTACACAAGACTGATGTAAGTCAAGAACAGATCCACACTATTTGATATCACTAATGATCTGTCTAGAATAAATCTCTCAACAGCAAGAGCAGAATGACCTCTAACCTTAATGAGGGCAGAGCAGCGGCCCATTCCGGGTAATTTGAAATGTCCGAGAGGTGGCTCAGTGCCAGGGACGAGGGCTGGAATCAGGTCCAGCAGATCTCCCACCGCATTCAGGAACTGGACAGCAAACAGGGACAGAGGCTAAAGTGGGGGAGACACCAGTCAGAAAGAGGTTAGAGATCACATTGTGCCACTGAATGATGATCCATGAATCTATTGATCCATTCCTAGATATCAGCGCACCTCTTTcccttgtttcttggcccagtgTGCGACCCCCGCCCGAAGTCCGTCCATCTGGGCCACTATGAAGCCGGTGTGGTGCCACAGAGGATCAGTGCTCCTGTTCAGTTTCACCTGCTCCCTGGTCCACGAGTCCTGCTTCCTGATAGAGCAGAGCACATTTCAAAACCCTCAAAGGACAGGATGCGGATCTGATCTGGCTTTTCACTATGGTTATTGGCCATCatccctgaggagaaaaaacaCTCACACCATGAAGCGCTCCACTTGACCTAAAACTTCAGGGTCCTTGATCAGCTGGGGATACATGTTGGCGTAGTGACTAATCATTTGCCTGATGAAAAACAAAATAAGATTAAACATGACAACGTCGATCAGAAATTGAATTGACATGCAACAATGCCCAAGCCACTTACGGTGCAGTGAGTAAGCCCTCTAGGTATCCCGCAAGGAAGTAGGTTACCTCGTCATGCTCAAGGGTCTCCCCATACCCTGCACGGATCTCCAGTACACTCCATCCCGTTTGAGAGAGGCTGTCATTGAGGTATCCATATGCATCCCCCTCTTTTTCTATCACTCCTTCTTTCAGTTGGACAGCCTTATGTGTAGCATCCCAGTACACTGTGGCTGctttgaactctgtaaagcaggCAATATACACATGTCAACTTTCAAGAgaaacattacagagtatttctTTCTATTGACattatcaaataaaaatgtattggccGTGTACACATATttacagatgttatcgcaggtgcagcgaaatgcttatgtttctagctccatttGTGCAGGATAGACAAAaagtaaaattacatttaaaaaaacatgaaaTTAATCATTATAAAAACACGATGTGAGCTTTGTAAATTCCTGGGTTTATCATTGATTTAAATGGATTCATTTCTGCATTTAATGGAACAAATTGTCTCGACCACAGTACAACCCtgtacatttcactgtaagtttcACTATCTGAGATGTCAGCCTATTTCGTCTAGTCTACATGTATACACGCATTCGCTGTGTGTAATCAAATACAGCTCACAAAATAACTTCGGCAACAATGTTCCACTTACTGGCGAAAGTCGCAGCAACATAGAAAAAAACAAAAGACACAGCCTCTTCATTTCTGTTCGAAGAAAATACAGATTTTAAATGCGTGATTTACagatatgaatgttatctgaatAAATCACACTATTCACAAAATAAAAACAGTGGGGAACTGAAAGTCTGGTTCAAATTTATAGTTTCATTATTGGTGGAGCCGGTGGGGAATTTATCACAAACGTGTTTTGAACAATATTAGCATAAGAAACAATAGTGGAATCAGTTATTTGCAttcaaaataaaagttccctATTGAAACTACGCAAACGGAAAAAAATAGTGGAATTATACCACAATTGGATTAGATAGtgctaaacaaggttggaatgttgttatatgaattcaacaaaagacaattatTCGTTAATTTGATTTAAAAAGTTAGTTGAAATTGACGCAAAAGAACAatccaccccagatgggactcgaacccacaatccctggcttaggaggccagtgccttatccattaggccactggggcGCGTGCGAGCAAACAGGCGGGGGCGTGTCCTTTTAAATTTGGAGTAATTCGTTTACGTCGTTTATTCGTTTACGTACAGCATagcatcaaatcaaaatgtattggtcacatacacgtgattagtagatgttattgcgggtgtaacgaaatgcttgcgcttctagctccaacagtgcagtaatatctaacaagtgataTCTAACAaactacacaacatatacccaatacacacaaatctaagtaggaattaaTTAAAACTATATACATATATGGccaagcaatgtcagagcagaacggactaaaatacagtagaatagtatagaacacagaatatacatatgagatgagtaattcaagatatgtaaacattattaagtgactaagataccgtagaaggatagaatacagtacatatatgagtaatgcaagacatgtaaatattattaaagtgactagtgttccattccttaaagtggccagtgttttctagtctatgcctataggcagcagcctctattgtgctagtgatggctgtttaacagtcggatggccttgagacagctgtttttcagtctctcggtcccagctttgatgcacctgtactgacctcgccttctggatgatagcggggtgaacaggcagtggctcgggtggttgatgtccttgatgctctttttagccttcctgtgacaccaggcgctgtaggtgtcctggagggcgggtagtttgcccccggtgatgggttgggcagaccgcaccaaatcaaatttatttataaagcccttcttacatcagctgatatctaaaagtgctgtatagaaacccagtctaaaaccccaaacagcaagcaatgcaggtgtagaagcacggtggctaggaaaaactccagccagtcctcttctggctgtgccgggtgaagattataacagaacatggccaagatgttcaaatgttcatagatgaccagcagggtcaaataataataatcacagtggttgtcgagggtgcaacaggtcagcacctcaggagtaaatgtcagttggcttttcatagtcgaTCATTCAGagcatctctaccgctcctgctgtctctagagttgaaacagcaggtctgggacaggtagctcatccggtgaacaggtcagggttccatagccgcaggcagaacagttgaaactggagcagcagcacggccaggtggactggggacagcaaggattcatcaggccaggtagtcctgaggcatggccctagggctcaggtcctctgagaaagaaagaaagaaagaaagaaagaaagaaagaaagaaagaaagaaagaaagaaagaaagaaagaaagaaagaaagaaagaaagaaagaagagaattagagagagcatacttaaattcacacaggacaccggataagacaggtgaaatactccagatataacagactgaccctagccccccgacacataaactactgcagcataaacacTGGAGGCTGAtacaggaggggttgggagacactgtggccccatccgacaatacccctggacagggccaaacaggcaggatataaccccacccactttgccaaagcacagccccacccTTGCtgttgcaggcggtgcagtttccgtaccaggcggtgatacagcccgacaggatgctttcaattgtgtatctgtaaacgtttgtgagggttttaggtgacaagccaaatttctttagcctcctgaggttgaagaggctctgttgtgcCTCCTTcaccactgcggtcccgtcgatgtagatagggggtgcaccctctgctgtttcctgaagtccacgatcatctcctttgttttgttgacattgagtgagaggttgttttccaggcatCACACtaccagagccctcacctcctccctgtatgctATCTCGTCATCGTTGGTATTCAAGCCTACaaatgttgtgtcgtctgcagtcTTGATGATTGAGTTCTCGAGgggtgcttggccacacagtcatgggtgaacagggagtacaggaggggctaaGCACGCACCATTGTGGGgctccggtgttgaggatcagcggagcggaggtgatgtttcctaccttcaccacctggggcggcccctcaggaagtccagacccagggcctcgagcttaatgatga
Above is a window of Salmo salar chromosome ssa03, Ssal_v3.1, whole genome shotgun sequence DNA encoding:
- the LOC106601234 gene encoding uncharacterized protein translates to MAKKTCNPGTTWDKLLITCVSLTRPQPKATTESPPVKWSSDVPPQYDPAVSPAVWISVVVVVNVSILAMFLWFIIYKMQTRRNHTAGEPEAGLNPPAKALPPVEGDCTAAVVQREEEAPPACPQLNAGPQTCFRQEVSTYSGASGCGSLGEVGGMFMCNGLREHWIPLPATELGDAALVTTKTVQCSD